One part of the Glycine max cultivar Williams 82 chromosome 14, Glycine_max_v4.0, whole genome shotgun sequence genome encodes these proteins:
- the LOC100818100 gene encoding DNA repair protein RAD4 isoform X1 encodes MPRRGGGSQRKKQPLASTSENQTGAQQNSEGGNRFQSPSDNGTLTEISREAVGNLIRRANKVGISRKKKTPEFEPEQNGTQVLAPMLKQKTSEIGHCGRNSMENASAEEKCGNSGLHCFDNKEELDDSDWEDGTVARDDHPVTIELNMTAHSTVQKQIRRASAEDKDLAELVHKIHLLCLLARGRLIDNACDDPLIQASLLSLLPAQLLQLSNVTKLTSNALYPLISWFHDNFHVKNCTNRETSPHFGLASALESHEGSSEEIAALSVALLRALNLTARFVSILDVAPLKPVQVASGSSNGIFKTSTPMISKRKLDFKSPQESISCNEIENVCESSLVHSRKSKKCHATNHTDQSSDPPVVDVRNDSVANSKASETRDSNSELCLTDKSHKSKRKGDIEFEMQLEMALSATTVECKDSKTEASANPDSSSFSCPSKRVKRVIGEDSSTSPQVISTAIGSMKVGSPLYWAEVYCSEENLTGKWVHVDALNLIIDGEDKVESMVAACKTSLRYVVAFAGQGAKDVTRRYCMKWYKIASHRVNSTWWDSVLKPLRDLESGATGGVAHLGTNQIISTESNMNDSVVPTRSSIEDIELETRALTEPLPTNQQAYKSHPLYAIEKWLTKYQVLHPKGPVLGFCSGHPVYPRTCVQTVKTKERWLREGLQVKPNEHPVKDLQRSMKPQKVQDSEADDYGCTDSIEQIKLYGKWQLEPLNLPHAVNGIVPKNERGQVDVWSEKCLPPGTVHLRFPKAFSVAKRLEIDYAPAMVGFEFKNGRSYPVFDGIVVCAEFKDVLLEAYAEEEERRQAEEKKRDETQALSRWYQLLSSIVTRQRLNNRYINNSLSSDKLTGVLCINNDESSATVCDNNDKSPNQRDQQVDKCDTNVDVSLSTSVKDHEHVFLKEYESFDEGTSLLTKRCQCGFSVQVEEL; translated from the exons atgccACGCAGAGGAGGCGGTTCTCAGCGGAAGAAGCAACCCTTAGCTTCAACCTCAG AAAATCAAACTGGGGCCCAGCAAAACTCAGAAGGTGGAAACAGATTTCAATCACCTAGTGATAATG GAACACTGACCGAAATATCTCGAGAGGCTGTTGGAAATCTTATACGCCGTGCTAATAAAGTTGGCATTTCCAGGAAAAAGAAGACG CCTGAGTTTGAGCCAGAACAAAATGGAACCCAAGTCTTGGCTCCAATGCTCAAACAAAAGACTTCAGAGATTGGACATTGTGGTAGAAATTCCATGGAAAACGCTTCTGCAGAGGAGAAATGTGGTAATTCAGGCCTGCACTGCTTCGATAACAAGGAAGAACTGGATGACTCAGATTGGGAAGATGGTACAGTTGCCAGGGATGATCATCCTGTGACAATTGAATTGAATATGACCGCTCATTCAACTGTACAGAAACAAATTCGTCGAGCTTCTGCTGAAGATAAG GACTTGGCTGAACTTGTACACAAGATTCATTTGCTTTGTTTACTTGCTCGAGGAAGATTAATAGACAATGCTTGTGATGATCCTCTTATTCAG GCTTCTTTGCTTTCTCTACTTCCAGCACAGTTGCTCCAGCTATCAAATGTCACAAAACTCACCTCAAATGCTCTATATCCTTTAATATCATGG TTCCACGATAATTTCCATGTTAAAAACTGTACAAATAGAGAAACTTCTCCGCACTTTGGTCTGGCATCAGCTTTGGAATCACATGAAGGTAGTTCTGAAGAG ATTGCAGCTTTATCAGTGGCTCTATTAAGAGCTTTAAATCTTACAGCCAG GTTTGTGTCCATTTTGGATGTTGCCCCTCTTAAACCAGTTCAAGTTGCAAGTGGGTCTAGTAATGGCATATTTAAAACTTCTACACCAATGATATCTAAGcgaaaattggattttaagtcaCCTCAAGAATCAATATCTTGTAATGAGATAGAAAATGTCTGTGAAAGTTCTCTTGTGCATTCACGGAAAAGTAAGAAATGTCATGCGACAAACCACACGGATCAGTCTAGTGATCCTCCTGTTGTTGATGTAAGAAATGATAGTGTTGCTAACTCAAAAGCTTCAGAGACACGAGATAGTAACTCGGAATTGTGTCTCACTGACAAATCTCATAAATCAAAGAGGAAAGGGGATATTGAATTTGAGATGCAGTTGGAAATGGCTCTTTCTGCTACAACAGTTGAATGTAAGGACAGTAAAACTGAGGCAAGTGCAAATCCTGATTCATCGAGTTTTTCTTGTCCATCAAAAAGAGTGAAAAGGGTTATCGGTGAAGACTCTTCAACCTCCCCCCAAGTAATTTCTACAGCAATTGGATCAATGAAAGTAGGATCTCCTCTGTATTGGGCAGAAGTATATTGCAGTGAAGAAAATTTGACTGGAAAGTGGGTGCATGTTGATGCTTTGAATTTGATTATTGATGGAGAGGACAAGGTTGAATCCATGGTAGCAGCATGCAAAACATCTTTGAGATATGTTGTTGCTTTTGCTGGGCAAGGGGCCAAAGATGTGACCCGCAG GTACTGTATGAAGTGGTACAAGATAGCATCACATCGAGTTAATTCAACATGGTGGGATTCGGTGTTGAAACCATTGAGAGACTTAGAGTCTGGGGCAACTGGAGGTGTGGCTCATTTAGGAACAAACCAAATCATTTCTACAGAATCCAACATGAATGATTCTGTTGTCCCTACAAGGAGCTCTATTGAGGATATTGAGTTGGAAACCAGGGCATTAACTGAACCTCTTCCAACCAATCAGCAG GCCTACAAAAGTCATCCACTTTATGCCATAGAAAAATGGCTTACAAAGTATCAAGTACTTCATCCAAAGGGTCCAGTTCTGGGCTTTTGTTCAGGTCACCCAGTTTACCCTAGGACTTGTGTGCAAACAGTTAAGACAAAAGAGAGATGGCTGCGGGAAGGGCTGCAGGTTAAACCCAATGAACATCCTGTGAAG GATCTTCAACGTTCCATGAAGCCTCAAAAAGTACAAGATTCTGAAGCTGATGACTATGGCTGCACTGATTCTATTGAACAAATTAAACTTTATGGGAAGTGGCAACTGGAACCATTAAATCTACCTCATGCTGTGAATGGGATAGTTCCCAAG AACGAGCGAGGTCAAGTAGACGTTTGGTCTGAGAAATGTCTTCCGCCAGGGACTGTACACTTAAGGTTTCCAAAGGCATTTTCTGTTGCCAAGAGACTTGAAATTGATTATGCACCTGCTATGGttggttttgaatttaaaaatggCCGTTCATATCCTGTCTTTGATGGTATTGTGGTGTGTGCTGAGTTCAAGGATGTACTGCTAGAG GCATAtgcagaggaagaagaaaggcgACAAGCTGAAGAAAAGAAACGGGATGAAACACAGGCCCTTAGTCGGTGGTACCAGCTTCTTTCTTCTATCGTAACTCGTCAAAGGTTAAATAATCGTTATATTAATAACAGTTTGTCTTCAGACAAACTAACTGGTGTCCTATGTATAAATAATGATGAGTCAAGTGCGACAGTATGCGATAATAATGACAAGAGTCCGAACCAAAGAGACCAACAGGTGGACAAATGTGATACTAATGTTGATGTTTCATTAAGCACTTCAGTAAAAGATCATGAGCATGTGTTTTTGAAAGAGTACGAAAGCTTTGATGAGGGAACTTCTCTATTGACAAAGCGATGTCAATGTGGATTTTCAGTCCAAGTAGAAGAACTATAG
- the LOC100818100 gene encoding DNA repair protein RAD4 isoform X2, whose protein sequence is MPRRGGGSQRKKQPLASTSENQTGAQQNSEGTLTEISREAVGNLIRRANKVGISRKKKTPEFEPEQNGTQVLAPMLKQKTSEIGHCGRNSMENASAEEKCGNSGLHCFDNKEELDDSDWEDGTVARDDHPVTIELNMTAHSTVQKQIRRASAEDKDLAELVHKIHLLCLLARGRLIDNACDDPLIQASLLSLLPAQLLQLSNVTKLTSNALYPLISWFHDNFHVKNCTNRETSPHFGLASALESHEGSSEEIAALSVALLRALNLTARFVSILDVAPLKPVQVASGSSNGIFKTSTPMISKRKLDFKSPQESISCNEIENVCESSLVHSRKSKKCHATNHTDQSSDPPVVDVRNDSVANSKASETRDSNSELCLTDKSHKSKRKGDIEFEMQLEMALSATTVECKDSKTEASANPDSSSFSCPSKRVKRVIGEDSSTSPQVISTAIGSMKVGSPLYWAEVYCSEENLTGKWVHVDALNLIIDGEDKVESMVAACKTSLRYVVAFAGQGAKDVTRRYCMKWYKIASHRVNSTWWDSVLKPLRDLESGATGGVAHLGTNQIISTESNMNDSVVPTRSSIEDIELETRALTEPLPTNQQAYKSHPLYAIEKWLTKYQVLHPKGPVLGFCSGHPVYPRTCVQTVKTKERWLREGLQVKPNEHPVKDLQRSMKPQKVQDSEADDYGCTDSIEQIKLYGKWQLEPLNLPHAVNGIVPKNERGQVDVWSEKCLPPGTVHLRFPKAFSVAKRLEIDYAPAMVGFEFKNGRSYPVFDGIVVCAEFKDVLLEAYAEEEERRQAEEKKRDETQALSRWYQLLSSIVTRQRLNNRYINNSLSSDKLTGVLCINNDESSATVCDNNDKSPNQRDQQVDKCDTNVDVSLSTSVKDHEHVFLKEYESFDEGTSLLTKRCQCGFSVQVEEL, encoded by the exons atgccACGCAGAGGAGGCGGTTCTCAGCGGAAGAAGCAACCCTTAGCTTCAACCTCAG AAAATCAAACTGGGGCCCAGCAAAACTCAGAAG GAACACTGACCGAAATATCTCGAGAGGCTGTTGGAAATCTTATACGCCGTGCTAATAAAGTTGGCATTTCCAGGAAAAAGAAGACG CCTGAGTTTGAGCCAGAACAAAATGGAACCCAAGTCTTGGCTCCAATGCTCAAACAAAAGACTTCAGAGATTGGACATTGTGGTAGAAATTCCATGGAAAACGCTTCTGCAGAGGAGAAATGTGGTAATTCAGGCCTGCACTGCTTCGATAACAAGGAAGAACTGGATGACTCAGATTGGGAAGATGGTACAGTTGCCAGGGATGATCATCCTGTGACAATTGAATTGAATATGACCGCTCATTCAACTGTACAGAAACAAATTCGTCGAGCTTCTGCTGAAGATAAG GACTTGGCTGAACTTGTACACAAGATTCATTTGCTTTGTTTACTTGCTCGAGGAAGATTAATAGACAATGCTTGTGATGATCCTCTTATTCAG GCTTCTTTGCTTTCTCTACTTCCAGCACAGTTGCTCCAGCTATCAAATGTCACAAAACTCACCTCAAATGCTCTATATCCTTTAATATCATGG TTCCACGATAATTTCCATGTTAAAAACTGTACAAATAGAGAAACTTCTCCGCACTTTGGTCTGGCATCAGCTTTGGAATCACATGAAGGTAGTTCTGAAGAG ATTGCAGCTTTATCAGTGGCTCTATTAAGAGCTTTAAATCTTACAGCCAG GTTTGTGTCCATTTTGGATGTTGCCCCTCTTAAACCAGTTCAAGTTGCAAGTGGGTCTAGTAATGGCATATTTAAAACTTCTACACCAATGATATCTAAGcgaaaattggattttaagtcaCCTCAAGAATCAATATCTTGTAATGAGATAGAAAATGTCTGTGAAAGTTCTCTTGTGCATTCACGGAAAAGTAAGAAATGTCATGCGACAAACCACACGGATCAGTCTAGTGATCCTCCTGTTGTTGATGTAAGAAATGATAGTGTTGCTAACTCAAAAGCTTCAGAGACACGAGATAGTAACTCGGAATTGTGTCTCACTGACAAATCTCATAAATCAAAGAGGAAAGGGGATATTGAATTTGAGATGCAGTTGGAAATGGCTCTTTCTGCTACAACAGTTGAATGTAAGGACAGTAAAACTGAGGCAAGTGCAAATCCTGATTCATCGAGTTTTTCTTGTCCATCAAAAAGAGTGAAAAGGGTTATCGGTGAAGACTCTTCAACCTCCCCCCAAGTAATTTCTACAGCAATTGGATCAATGAAAGTAGGATCTCCTCTGTATTGGGCAGAAGTATATTGCAGTGAAGAAAATTTGACTGGAAAGTGGGTGCATGTTGATGCTTTGAATTTGATTATTGATGGAGAGGACAAGGTTGAATCCATGGTAGCAGCATGCAAAACATCTTTGAGATATGTTGTTGCTTTTGCTGGGCAAGGGGCCAAAGATGTGACCCGCAG GTACTGTATGAAGTGGTACAAGATAGCATCACATCGAGTTAATTCAACATGGTGGGATTCGGTGTTGAAACCATTGAGAGACTTAGAGTCTGGGGCAACTGGAGGTGTGGCTCATTTAGGAACAAACCAAATCATTTCTACAGAATCCAACATGAATGATTCTGTTGTCCCTACAAGGAGCTCTATTGAGGATATTGAGTTGGAAACCAGGGCATTAACTGAACCTCTTCCAACCAATCAGCAG GCCTACAAAAGTCATCCACTTTATGCCATAGAAAAATGGCTTACAAAGTATCAAGTACTTCATCCAAAGGGTCCAGTTCTGGGCTTTTGTTCAGGTCACCCAGTTTACCCTAGGACTTGTGTGCAAACAGTTAAGACAAAAGAGAGATGGCTGCGGGAAGGGCTGCAGGTTAAACCCAATGAACATCCTGTGAAG GATCTTCAACGTTCCATGAAGCCTCAAAAAGTACAAGATTCTGAAGCTGATGACTATGGCTGCACTGATTCTATTGAACAAATTAAACTTTATGGGAAGTGGCAACTGGAACCATTAAATCTACCTCATGCTGTGAATGGGATAGTTCCCAAG AACGAGCGAGGTCAAGTAGACGTTTGGTCTGAGAAATGTCTTCCGCCAGGGACTGTACACTTAAGGTTTCCAAAGGCATTTTCTGTTGCCAAGAGACTTGAAATTGATTATGCACCTGCTATGGttggttttgaatttaaaaatggCCGTTCATATCCTGTCTTTGATGGTATTGTGGTGTGTGCTGAGTTCAAGGATGTACTGCTAGAG GCATAtgcagaggaagaagaaaggcgACAAGCTGAAGAAAAGAAACGGGATGAAACACAGGCCCTTAGTCGGTGGTACCAGCTTCTTTCTTCTATCGTAACTCGTCAAAGGTTAAATAATCGTTATATTAATAACAGTTTGTCTTCAGACAAACTAACTGGTGTCCTATGTATAAATAATGATGAGTCAAGTGCGACAGTATGCGATAATAATGACAAGAGTCCGAACCAAAGAGACCAACAGGTGGACAAATGTGATACTAATGTTGATGTTTCATTAAGCACTTCAGTAAAAGATCATGAGCATGTGTTTTTGAAAGAGTACGAAAGCTTTGATGAGGGAACTTCTCTATTGACAAAGCGATGTCAATGTGGATTTTCAGTCCAAGTAGAAGAACTATAG